The following proteins are co-located in the Manihot esculenta cultivar AM560-2 chromosome 7, M.esculenta_v8, whole genome shotgun sequence genome:
- the LOC110619726 gene encoding WAT1-related protein At1g25270 isoform X2, translating to MEILRHASEVINRLKPVIVMIVIQFSYAGMNIFYKLAANDGMNLRVLVAYRWIFSTAFIAPLALIFDRRKRPKLTWMILVQSFFSGLFGGTLAQNLYLESLVLTSATFAAAITMLVPAITLILAASFGLEKLGLKTIVGKAKVLGLSIGICGAMLLTFYKGVEITIWSTNFHLLKHSHHQIQKTHFAGNHFLGSSLAFGSCISYALWLILQTKISRKYPCYYSNTALMSLMGSIQCVALSLCMDRNWNQWKLGWNLRLLTVAYSGIVTSGLVVTLIAWCVSMRGPVFVASFNPLSLVLIAIAGSLLLEEKLHLGREQHHRGRVDSVWTILGAMGSKQGDEGKS from the exons ATGGAGATATTGAGGCATGCAAGTGAAGTTATAAATAGGTTGAAGCCTGTGATAGTAATGATTGTAATCCAATTTTCATATGCTGGAATGAATATTTTCTATAAGTTGGCTGCAAATGATGGGATGAATCTGAGAGTTCTTGTGGCTTATCGTTGGATTTTTAGCACAGCTTTTATTGCTCCTTTGGCTCTCATCTTTGATAG GAGGAAAAGGCCAAAACTCACATGGATGATACTTGTCCAATCTTTTTTCAGTGGACTGTTTGG GGGAACATTGGCTCAGAATTTGTACTTGGAAAGCCTAGTTCTTACATCTGCAACATTTGCAGCTGCCATAACCATGCTTGTTCCTGCTATAACATTAATCCTTGCAGCCTCTTTTGG GTTAGAGAAATTGGGATTGAAGACAATTGTAGGGAAGGCAAAAGTATTAGGATTGTCAATAGGAATTTGTGGAGCTATGCTTTTAACTTTTTACAAAGGTGTGGAAATTACAATTTGGTCCACAAATTTTCATCTCTTGAAACACAGCCACCATCAGATTCAGAAAACTCATTTTGCTGGGAATCATTTTCTGGGTTCTTCCTTGGCTTTTGGCAGCTGCATCTCTTATGCACTGTGGTTAATCCTTCAG ACAAAAATAAGCAGGAAATATCCATGTTACTATTCAAACACAGCATTAATGTCTTTAATGGGATCAATCCAATGTGTCGCTTTGTCCCTGTGCATGGACAGAAATTGGAACCAGTGGAAGCTAGGATGGAACCTTAGGCTCCTGACGGTTGCTTATTCT GGGATTGTGACCTCTGGGTTGGTTGTGACACTTATTGCTTGGTGTGTGAGCATGAGAGGGCCAGTCTTCGTGGCTAGTTTCAATCCTTTGTCTCTCGTGCTTATAGCCATTGCAGGATCTTTATTGCTAGAAGAAAAACTGCACCTTGGAA